Within Celeribacter marinus, the genomic segment GGGCGAGCATGATGAAAAACGGGATCACATACAGCCCCGCATAGAAATGCCACCGCCATGCGGCACGGTAATATTTGGCAGCCGTTTGGCCGTCATCGGCCCCCGTGGCAACGGGATTTTGGTCAAGAGCAACCATTGGAGAACCCTCTCACTGTCCACCTGCGCGGGCTTTGCCACAGCGCCATGATGGTAAATTTCGTTTTATATCTGAATCTTAAAAGAAATCAGACGCGCGGCGGAGCGCGGGCAAAACGAACAGAGTGAGGGGTGATAAGACCACGGACCTGTGACGGGCGCGGATAATCGGCAAGCGCGAAGCGCGAGGGGAGCGCCTGTGCGAACAACACGCTAAGTGGCCCGTCAACGGCATGGACAAGGGGACATGGGGCGGTGGTGTCGTCGCTGTGCTCAACCGGATTGCCATCGCCATCAAGGCTGATACGTTCAACCCCGTCGCCCGTACAAATCACGATGAAAGACGCATCAATCAGGCCAAGCTCGGCCATCAAGGCCGACGATTTTGGTCCCAAAATCCCAAGGATCACTCCGACAAGCAGAGCTATGCGCACAAACCGTCCCAACATGCCCCCTCATAAGCCGTGCAACTCACGGGGGAAACATACAAATTTGACAAATCTTTGCATAGCCTGCGTTGTGGGCCGCGTGACGGGCCGCGTGTTATCCGACGTGGATCAAAGACGCAAACAGGCGCGGATCGAGGCTTTGCGCGTCGAACGTGTCGCCTTGGGTCAAAACGGACACGGCATCATGCGAATGCAGGCTCTCTTGGTGCGAGGCGACAACGCGGAAATCGCCCACTCTTGGCTCGCCTTGCAAGGCCTCGCAAAACAGGCGCGCGGCATCTTCGACGAAAATCGGATTGGCGGCGTTCAGCTCTGCAAACGCCTGTTCATCCTCACGTTTTACCATCACCTGCGTCTCGGTCGCGACCGCACTGCGGGCCAGATCAATCAGATCCTCGAACCATAGACAGGCTTGATTTGGCAACACTTCGACGGAAATACGCGCAACCGAGCGTTGCGAATGCGGCGTGGCCAATTGTTGCCGCGTGCGCCGCGCGTGCTCTGACAATTCCAACGAACACGGGCATGTCGACGAGTAAACGTAATCAAGGTGCATAAACTTGCGCCGCACACCGTTTTTCTCGACCAGTTCCAGCGCGATATCGTAGTATTGAAACCCCTCAAGGCCAGAGCGTAATGATGGCATTTTGACAGGAAACGAAAACCGCATCTGGATGCGGGCATCAAAACTATCGAGGTCAGCGATATAGGCATCGAGAGCCGTTTCTATCACGTCAAAGCTAAACGTTTGCTCGGCATGTTTGTAAAACGAGCGCATGATGCGGGACATGTTGATGCCCTTTTTCTCCGCCTCAAGGCTCACGGTCCCCGTCACAGATGTCTCAAGCGTCAAATCGCCGTTGTCGCGGGTGTGAAACCGGATCGGTAGACGGAAATTGGAAATGCCGACGTGTTGGATTTGCTGACGCGCGCCTTTGATCAGGCTCTCGGGACCGTTTTGCAGATCGGGCAGCGTGTCGCGGTAGGCCTCGTCAACTTGGAAATCCTCAGGGTATGCACGGCGCAACGCGGGATAGTTGGCGAAATCGTCCGAATGCGGCAAAAGCCGTGAAATCGCGGGATCAAGCTCCGCCACTTCAGTCGGCGTAGCATCCTCAGCCCATGCACGTAGCGCATGTAGAGCGGCCTTTGCGGCCTCGCGTTTCGCCTGTTTATCCATAGCACCCGTCTGAATGTTCATGGGAAGTCCCCCGCCGTTGCCTCCAACATATAGGAGGTTTGAACCCGATTACCAATTGGATACGGCTACGGCAGGGGTTTGGATCAGATCGCGCCGAGCGCCGTTAGGATATCGTCAATGATATCTTGCGGATCTTCGAGACCCATAGACAGCCGCACAAGACCGTCCGTGAGGCCCACTTCGGGGCGCCGCTCAACAGGCACGTTTTTATGCGTTGTCGTGCACGGATGCGTGGCGATAGATTTGGCATCGGCGAAATTGTTGGAGATGGTAAACACCTTCAACGCATTGAGGAATGTGAACGCCGCGTCTTTGCCGCCTTTGAGATCAATTGTGATCACCGTACCGCCCGACTCCGATTGCGTGATCGCAAGATCGTATTGCGGATGCGCCTTGTGGGTCGGGTAGCGCACAAAATTGAGCGCACGATGCCCCTCAACCGCATCGCAGACCGCCAATGCCGTACGCGCCTGCTGGCGGACCCGCAAATCAAGTGTCTCGAGGGATTTAAGCTGAACCCATGCGTTAAATGGGGAAATCGCGCCGCCCGTGTGTTTGAGATAGGTTTCAATCGGGCCACGGATCAAATCGCGATCGCCGGCAATAATACCGCCAAGACACCGCCCCTGCCCGTCCACATGTTTGGTGGTCGAGTAAATGATAAGGTCGGCACCCGCCTCTTTGGCATAGGTGAAAATTGGCGAACACATCGCATTGTCAACGATCACCAACGCCCCAACGGCATGGGCCAGTTCACACACCGCCTTGAGATCAATCACCTCAAGGGTCGGGTTGGAAATACTCTCCAGGAACACCGCCTTGGTATCGGGGCGAATGGCGGCTTTCCACGCGTCCAGATCGCGCCCGTCAATGAGCGTGGTCTCAACACCGAACTTCGGGAGCACCTCGGTCACGATGTAATTGCACGACCCGAACAAGGCACGCGATGACACCAGATGATCCCCCGATTGCAACACCGCCATCAACGCACCGGAGACGGCGGCCATGCCAGAGGCAGTGGCAAAGGCATCTTCGCAGCCCTCAATGGCCGCCATCCGGTCCTCAAACATACGCGTTGTCGGATTGCCATAGCGCGCATAGATGAACTCATCCTCACCCTGATTTACAAATCTCGCCTCGGCAGCCTCAGCACTGTCGTAGACAAAGCCCTGCGTCAAAAAGAGCGCCTCGGACACTTCGCCGTATTGGCTACGGCGTGTGCCTTGGTGGATCAGTTGTGTTTGCGGTTTCCAGTCGGTCTTGCCCATGTGTCGCGGCCTCATCATCAAATAAAAAGCCCCCGTCGATCAAGAGCGGGGGCGCGGATGGCGCATCGCGTCTCGACCTTTTAGCGGTATGATTTTACGTGGCCCGCAATCCGGTGAACAAATCGCCACGATAGCTTTGGCCTACAAATCCTGCGACATTGTGTCAACACGGGCGATCACCTGTGCACGTGAAATTTTCGAATGATGCGCATCACCATCGCACATATTTGAACAATTGAGCATTGTCACCGTGGGCATGTCCCCCCATCATTGATGGCAACACTGAAAAGGACATCCAATGACACAGCCCCCCATCGACCTCTTTTACTGGCCCACGCCGAACGGTTGGAAAATCTCCATCGCGCTGGAGGAAATGGGGCTGGCGTATCAGACAACGTATATCGACATCGGCGCGGGGGATCAGTTTGCACCCGATTTTCTCAAAATTGCCCCCAACAACCGGATGCCCGCGATTATAGACCCCGATGGGCCTGATGGAGCGCCCGTTTCGATCTTTGAAAGCGGTGCAATCTTGCAATACCTTGCGCGCAAAACGAGGCAGTTTTACGGGACGTCCGCGCGCGACCGCATCGCCGTTGATCAATGGCTCATGTGGCAAATGGGCGGCCTTGGCCCGATGGCTGGACAGGCGCATCACTTCCTCAAATACGCCCCCGCGATGGACCCGCCCAATGACCTGCCCTACGCCAAAGACCGCTACCGCACTGAAACCGCACGTCTTTACGGTGTCCTCGATCGTCAACTGGCCAAACATGAATTTGTGGCGGGCGATTTTTATTCCATTGCGGATATGTCAATTTGGGGCTGGGCGTCCCTATGGGAGGGGCAGCAACAGACCCTTGACGACAAACCGAATTTGGCGCGGTGGCTAGACACAGTGGGTGCACGCGATGCGGTGAAACGCGGACGCGCCCTTGGCGCGCAAAAACGCGGTGATATAAGCACGGACAAAGAGGCGCAGAACACCTTGTTCAAACGCTAGCCCATACGGCCGCTTGGCCGTTTAACGAGTATATTTCAAAGGATCACCCGTGGATCGACGCGCTTTTATTGCCACTTCTGCGGCCGCTTTGGCCACGGGCTGTTCTACACCGCGCCTTTATGGGGAGGTCGCGGGGTCCCTTGCATCCGAGGTTCAAAGACGCGTGTTCGTGGCAACCAATCGCCATGTGTCACGTGACCCGCTCGTGCAATTCGAGGGCGAGCGAACTTCAGGCGTCTCTTATCTGGATTACACAATCTCCATTCCGCCAAACCGGCGCGCCGGGGAGTTCTCATTTCCACGCAAGCCGCTGGATGCCCAAACCCAGTTCTTTGTGACCCGCACCCAAAGTTTTGACACCGCTCAGGCGTTTTCAAAATCGGTCGCGCAAAACGATGACAAGGGTCTCGGCACGGTTTTGTTTGTGCACGGGTTCAATGTCTCTTATCCGGGCGCGGTTTTTCGCGCGGCACAGATCGCGACCGATTTCGGGTTCAAAAACCCCGTCACCGTATTTTCATGGCCTTCGGCGGGCAAACTGGCCCGCTACGCCTATGACCGCGATAGTGTTCTGTTTGCCCGCGCGGCGCTGGCCGACACCATAAAACTCTTGGCCAAAGCCACCGGAAAGGTGACGATTGTCGCCCACTCCATGGGTGGTTTGTTGACGATGGAAGCCCTCAAACGCTTGTCGTTGCAACAAGACACAGCGACGTTAAAGGCGGTGAATGGCGTCATCTTGGTTCAACCTGATATCGATCTTGACGTCTTTGTCGAACAAATGTCCGACCTGCGCGATTATCCGTTGGGCGTGGCGGTTATCGGATCGCGGCGCGACCGTGCGCTAAAATTCTCATCCGTCATCACGGGCGGGCACCCGCGCGCCGGTGACGCATCCGCGGTTGAGGAGATCCGCAACGCCGGCGCTGTTTTGATCGATGTAAGCGGCGCGCCGATGGGCGATGTATTGGGGCATGACACCTTTATGTCGTCGCCCGAATTGCTCGCCATCATCAAATCTGGCGATCTCGCCGAAAAGGTTGTCGCAGGCGCACCGGGACAAGACATTTTGGTAGACGGGCTTGCGTTGACAGGCTCGGCAGCCTTGGCAATTGCCTATCTGCCGTACACCGTAACCGGCATCTGATCAGGCCTCTGGGGCATCCTCGTCAGCGGTTGAGTGACGCGCCAACAGGCCCGATTGGGTCATGAAAAACCCGAACATGATCATGGGCAGACCAAAGGTTTTGAACTTGACCCATGCATCCGTGGACAGGCTGCGCCACACCAGTTCATTGGCGATAGCCAACCCGAAGAACAAAAGCATCATGCGCAGGGTCAGCTTCATCCAACCCTCATGATCGAGCGGCATCAATTCACCCATCACAACGCGCAAATAGCTGCGCCCACGCAGGAGACCAAAGGCCAACATACCGCCAAACAGCATGTAGATCATCGTTGGCTTCATCTTGAAAAAGCGCTCGTCATTGAGCCAGATCGTCAAGCCGCCGAACACTGTGACGAGGACAAGTGTCATGATCTGCATCACGGACAGTTTGCCCGTCAGACGCCACAGCGCAAAGGACGACGCGGCAATCAACGGAATGAACAGCGCCGTCATCACGATGAACCCCGAGTAGGTTTGGCCGTTCACAAGGAAATCACGGTCCTTGAGCAGAACATACCCCGCAAAAAACGCAATGATCGGCCCCATCTCCAAAACAGTTTTGACCCACGGCTTTACGGTCATCTCGGTGGTGTTGTCGCTCATCTTGATTGCATCCTTTGTCATCCGCCCATCTCGACTATCACAGCCCCCAGCGCGATCAAAGCCATGAGCGCAAGGCGGCGCGGGCCAACCTTTTCACCCAAGATCAGCCATCCGATAAGGGCGGCGAAAACAGTAGAGGTTTCGCGCAAAACTGCGGCCTCGCCCACATTGTCCAAACGGGTCGCAAGCATCACAAAACCAAAGGAAAAATAGGCAACGATACCGCCGATAAGGCCGCGCGCCATCAGCGGCCCGAGGGTCGGTTTGTCGACCAACGACCGATAGCGCAGCGTGGCAACAACCGGCATCACAAATCCGTCAATGAAGAAAAACCACGCCAAAAACGTGAACGGATCCGCCGTGGCGCGAATACCGTAAGCGTCATAGGTGGTGTAGAGCGCTACAAAACCGCCCGTCAAAACCGCGAGCATCATCGCGGGCACCATCGTGTCGCGACCCACTGTAATGGTGCGCAAATTGTAAATCGCGAGGCCAAAGATGCCCGCGACAAGCGTGAACACCCCGAACCATTGCACCGGCGAAAAATGTTCGCCAAACACGAGTCCCGCGCCGATCACCGCAAACAACGGTCCCGTCCCGCGCACGACCGGATAGACCACCGTATAGGCGCCTTTGGTGTAGGTATATCCTTGGGCGGCTTTATAGGCGGTGTGAATCACAAACATGCCCGCAAAGATCGGCCACATATGCGGCTCGGGCCACGGCACTACAAAAAGCGCAAACGGAGCGGCGATGATACCGTAGGAAAAATCAATCGCCCCACGTGACAGCCACGGATCATGACGCCCCTTTTGAAGCGCGCCGAACAAAGCATGCAAAAAGGCGGCTGTAAGCGCGAGAATGAGCGCAAGCTGATGCCCCGCCTCGGTCCCCTCAAGGGAAATGATCCAGTCGCTCATAGTGCGCCTCGATCACCGCACGCCACGCGGGTCATGCCTCGTGTGAGGGAACACTGCCCGTTAGCATCATTTCGAAATCGACATATGGATTGGGGATCAATCG encodes:
- a CDS encoding EamA family transporter codes for the protein MSDWIISLEGTEAGHQLALILALTAAFLHALFGALQKGRHDPWLSRGAIDFSYGIIAAPFALFVVPWPEPHMWPIFAGMFVIHTAYKAAQGYTYTKGAYTVVYPVVRGTGPLFAVIGAGLVFGEHFSPVQWFGVFTLVAGIFGLAIYNLRTITVGRDTMVPAMMLAVLTGGFVALYTTYDAYGIRATADPFTFLAWFFFIDGFVMPVVATLRYRSLVDKPTLGPLMARGLIGGIVAYFSFGFVMLATRLDNVGEAAVLRETSTVFAALIGWLILGEKVGPRRLALMALIALGAVIVEMGG
- a CDS encoding inner membrane-spanning protein YciB; this encodes MSDNTTEMTVKPWVKTVLEMGPIIAFFAGYVLLKDRDFLVNGQTYSGFIVMTALFIPLIAASSFALWRLTGKLSVMQIMTLVLVTVFGGLTIWLNDERFFKMKPTMIYMLFGGMLAFGLLRGRSYLRVVMGELMPLDHEGWMKLTLRMMLLFFGLAIANELVWRSLSTDAWVKFKTFGLPMIMFGFFMTQSGLLARHSTADEDAPEA
- the folE2 gene encoding GTP cyclohydrolase FolE2; translation: MNIQTGAMDKQAKREAAKAALHALRAWAEDATPTEVAELDPAISRLLPHSDDFANYPALRRAYPEDFQVDEAYRDTLPDLQNGPESLIKGARQQIQHVGISNFRLPIRFHTRDNGDLTLETSVTGTVSLEAEKKGINMSRIMRSFYKHAEQTFSFDVIETALDAYIADLDSFDARIQMRFSFPVKMPSLRSGLEGFQYYDIALELVEKNGVRRKFMHLDYVYSSTCPCSLELSEHARRTRQQLATPHSQRSVARISVEVLPNQACLWFEDLIDLARSAVATETQVMVKREDEQAFAELNAANPIFVEDAARLFCEALQGEPRVGDFRVVASHQESLHSHDAVSVLTQGDTFDAQSLDPRLFASLIHVG
- a CDS encoding alpha/beta hydrolase, which encodes MDRRAFIATSAAALATGCSTPRLYGEVAGSLASEVQRRVFVATNRHVSRDPLVQFEGERTSGVSYLDYTISIPPNRRAGEFSFPRKPLDAQTQFFVTRTQSFDTAQAFSKSVAQNDDKGLGTVLFVHGFNVSYPGAVFRAAQIATDFGFKNPVTVFSWPSAGKLARYAYDRDSVLFARAALADTIKLLAKATGKVTIVAHSMGGLLTMEALKRLSLQQDTATLKAVNGVILVQPDIDLDVFVEQMSDLRDYPLGVAVIGSRRDRALKFSSVITGGHPRAGDASAVEEIRNAGAVLIDVSGAPMGDVLGHDTFMSSPELLAIIKSGDLAEKVVAGAPGQDILVDGLALTGSAALAIAYLPYTVTGI
- the metZ gene encoding O-succinylhomoserine sulfhydrylase, translated to MGKTDWKPQTQLIHQGTRRSQYGEVSEALFLTQGFVYDSAEAAEARFVNQGEDEFIYARYGNPTTRMFEDRMAAIEGCEDAFATASGMAAVSGALMAVLQSGDHLVSSRALFGSCNYIVTEVLPKFGVETTLIDGRDLDAWKAAIRPDTKAVFLESISNPTLEVIDLKAVCELAHAVGALVIVDNAMCSPIFTYAKEAGADLIIYSTTKHVDGQGRCLGGIIAGDRDLIRGPIETYLKHTGGAISPFNAWVQLKSLETLDLRVRQQARTALAVCDAVEGHRALNFVRYPTHKAHPQYDLAITQSESGGTVITIDLKGGKDAAFTFLNALKVFTISNNFADAKSIATHPCTTTHKNVPVERRPEVGLTDGLVRLSMGLEDPQDIIDDILTALGAI
- a CDS encoding glutathione S-transferase N-terminal domain-containing protein, producing MTQPPIDLFYWPTPNGWKISIALEEMGLAYQTTYIDIGAGDQFAPDFLKIAPNNRMPAIIDPDGPDGAPVSIFESGAILQYLARKTRQFYGTSARDRIAVDQWLMWQMGGLGPMAGQAHHFLKYAPAMDPPNDLPYAKDRYRTETARLYGVLDRQLAKHEFVAGDFYSIADMSIWGWASLWEGQQQTLDDKPNLARWLDTVGARDAVKRGRALGAQKRGDISTDKEAQNTLFKR